The genomic DNA TGGCTTCCGTGCCGGAATTGACCAGGCGAACACGTTCGATTGAGGGAAACGCCCTGGTAATCTCCTCCGCCAGGGTGACTTCGCCCTCGGTTGAAGCCCCAAAGCTGGTCCCTGTTCCCAGGACGGCTGAAAGCTCCTTTGTCACTTCGGGATGGCAGTGACCCAGAATCAGCGGCCCCCAGGAAAGCACAAAGTCCACATACTCGTTGCCGTCAACGTCCTTCACATGAGAACCCCGGCCGCTTGCCATAAACACCGGGGTTCCGCCGACCGCCCGGAACGCCCGCACCGGCGAGTTCACACCGCCGGGCATCACTTGGATCGCTTTAACAAACAACTCTTCAGATTTTTTGCGCACGCCACCATCCTGATAAGACTTTGTTGGATTGCAAACAAGCTGTGTCTTAAGCCTGCTCTGCAGACTGGATCCCCATCCGTTTCCAGACGGAGTGTGCTGCCGTCTCCACCAGATACGTTGGCAGGTTTCGGAAGAGGCGGCCGGGAAGTCCACGATACGCCTGGCTGCCTTCCACCATGTCCTGGAAAAGGTTCAAAAACGTTTTGCTCCGGCCACAAAGCTGGACCATGCGAGTGGTCAGGCCGGCCCCCAAAAACTCGCCGTGATAAAACCTGGGACATATTCGGGCGCCCAGCATGAGCTTGCTGCCAAATTCATCCCAGACTTTTCGCGCGTAAGAGAAACCCTTCAGGATGGCCTCCGCCAGTAATTCGCCTGATCTTAGCGCAAAGTAGAGGCCTTCGCCCGTGACAGGGTCTGTCAATCCTGCTGCGTCTCCAGCCAGCGCCCACCCGTCTCCCTCCAGGCGCAGGCCAGCCCAGCTTTCAACTTCCAGCGAGGGCAGCAAATGGCTAAAGACCGGGGCCGAGTCGGTCGAGTATCCGTGTCGTTCCATGAATCCGAAAAGGTTTCGCTGCAGGTCGGACATGTGGGCCTCTCCCACCTTGCCGCATATCCCGACGGAAAGGTGGTTCAAGCGCGGGAATGACCACGCATAGCCCTCAAAATTCGCGAAGAATTCCACCCGAAGCAAGTCCTCATGACCTGGGACAAAATACCCAAACGTCAGCATGAAGTCTTTTGCCTTGAGGGCCCCGGCCAATTGGTTCCTCAAACTGCTCCGCGCTCCCGCCGCAACAATCAAATAGTCAGCCTCATAGGAGGCAGCGCGACCTCCCAAACGCCACTTGTCGCCAGATTTTTCAGCGCTGATCACGCGGTCGTTGACCACCTCCGCGCCGGCGCGCTGGCTGCGTTCGAGAAGAAGTTGGTTCAGTTCTCGCCTGGAATAAATGGCGAGGGGCTCACGAAGATTGATCGACGCGGTCGCGCCTCCGGGCGCGTGGACCTCCATCTTCCACACCGGGTTCGCCAGCTCCGTTGCCTCACGAAGAAAAGGATACCGTTTCAGCGCCTTGTGGCTTAAGCCGCCTCCACAGGGCTTCTCCCAACCGAGTTTCTCTTCGAAGACGATGACGCGTACATCGCCGCCGCCGGGTTGCGTCGCGGCGTCCTGCAACAGCCTTGTGGAGGTCATCGAGCCGGCGGGTCCGCCACCGACGATGGCAATTGTCCTCAACCTTTGCGCCCCATTCTTTCTAATTGTCAGAATATCATGGCACTTGGCACAGTGTAAGTTCTCAAATCTTCGGAGGTCAAGTGATTAGCCGCCGCGCATGTTAGAATAAGCCTGTGAACCTT from Terriglobia bacterium includes the following:
- a CDS encoding NAD(P)/FAD-dependent oxidoreductase, yielding MRTIAIVGGGPAGSMTSTRLLQDAATQPGGGDVRVIVFEEKLGWEKPCGGGLSHKALKRYPFLREATELANPVWKMEVHAPGGATASINLREPLAIYSRRELNQLLLERSQRAGAEVVNDRVISAEKSGDKWRLGGRAASYEADYLIVAAGARSSLRNQLAGALKAKDFMLTFGYFVPGHEDLLRVEFFANFEGYAWSFPRLNHLSVGICGKVGEAHMSDLQRNLFGFMERHGYSTDSAPVFSHLLPSLEVESWAGLRLEGDGWALAGDAAGLTDPVTGEGLYFALRSGELLAEAILKGFSYARKVWDEFGSKLMLGARICPRFYHGEFLGAGLTTRMVQLCGRSKTFLNLFQDMVEGSQAYRGLPGRLFRNLPTYLVETAAHSVWKRMGIQSAEQA